Proteins encoded together in one Rhizobium sp. 11515TR window:
- a CDS encoding ABC transporter ATP-binding protein, giving the protein MRPGSSFLPRLQRLFRLAEAPAWAGPTIIGLGLAAAVLEGTGLFLFIPLIQSLGAVAAQQGEWQGIFDRLLAPVPQSHLTAFLVGVLCVSILLKNAVHLVNIWVTRYIDGLVAHRLRARVFDQTISSCIDYRVENKRSDIITTIANNTWKVSQALSLAYRLMICFCTFAVFMLLMLLISIRLTFFSMIFLLMGAMAIRLATRRADETGKAVVEENKQFGLRMWESINALQLIRAFAQEDYERNRFRKTSDNVRRRLLKLDMLWATPGPVSEISITILIGALVLVAQSVGLGIAALAAFLSLLYRLQGPTRELLQSKIALDGLAGSIDDVDDFLRTTEKPFLSQGHVQAPAFEKAVEFRNVSFRYADGQPLALEDVSFSIPAGKTTAIVGESGAGKSTVMALLFRFMDPTSGTIVADGMPLSEFDLRSWRKRLSLMSQEVRLFNDTIAANIAYGDLAAGPAEIRKAAEIAKADDFIRLLPDGYETRIGDQGMRLSGGQRQRVALARTILRNPDILLLDEATNALDAETEQAFQLALDAYSHNRTVVVIAHRLSTILAADQIIVMTKGRVVEAGSPDELFKRQGHFSRLHEFQHGRRSGRELGDELQAY; this is encoded by the coding sequence GTGAGGCCGGGCAGTTCGTTCCTCCCGCGGCTGCAACGGCTCTTCCGCCTGGCGGAGGCGCCTGCCTGGGCAGGACCGACCATCATCGGGCTCGGCTTGGCCGCTGCGGTTCTCGAGGGGACAGGCCTCTTTCTCTTCATTCCCCTCATTCAGAGTCTCGGCGCCGTAGCGGCGCAGCAGGGAGAATGGCAAGGAATTTTCGACCGGCTGCTCGCGCCCGTTCCACAGAGCCATTTGACGGCATTCCTGGTGGGCGTGCTTTGCGTCAGCATTCTTCTGAAGAATGCCGTCCATCTCGTCAATATCTGGGTGACCCGGTACATCGATGGTCTCGTTGCGCATCGGCTAAGAGCAAGGGTCTTTGATCAGACGATAAGCTCGTGCATCGACTACAGGGTGGAAAACAAGCGCTCCGATATCATCACGACGATCGCCAACAACACCTGGAAAGTCAGTCAGGCCCTAAGCCTTGCTTATCGTTTGATGATCTGCTTCTGCACCTTCGCCGTCTTCATGTTGCTGATGCTGCTGATTTCCATCAGGCTGACCTTCTTCTCGATGATATTCCTGCTCATGGGCGCCATGGCCATTCGCCTGGCCACGCGGCGCGCGGACGAGACTGGCAAGGCCGTCGTCGAGGAAAACAAGCAGTTCGGCTTGAGGATGTGGGAGAGCATCAACGCGCTACAATTGATCCGCGCTTTCGCCCAGGAAGACTATGAACGCAATCGCTTCCGGAAGACTTCCGACAATGTTCGGCGGCGCCTTCTGAAGCTCGATATGCTGTGGGCGACACCGGGACCTGTCTCGGAAATCTCTATTACAATCCTGATCGGCGCGCTCGTCCTCGTCGCTCAATCGGTGGGCCTGGGCATCGCGGCGCTCGCCGCGTTTCTGTCGCTGCTATATCGCCTGCAAGGCCCAACGCGGGAGTTGCTGCAATCGAAGATCGCGCTCGACGGCCTCGCCGGCAGCATCGACGATGTCGATGACTTCCTCCGCACAACGGAGAAGCCTTTTCTCTCGCAGGGGCACGTGCAGGCGCCCGCCTTCGAGAAGGCTGTCGAATTCCGCAATGTCTCCTTCCGTTACGCAGATGGCCAACCGCTTGCGCTGGAGGATGTCTCCTTCAGCATTCCCGCCGGCAAAACCACGGCGATCGTGGGCGAATCGGGGGCCGGCAAGTCCACAGTGATGGCGCTGCTCTTTCGCTTCATGGATCCGACATCCGGTACGATCGTCGCAGACGGTATGCCCCTTTCCGAATTCGATCTTCGCAGCTGGCGCAAGCGCCTGTCTCTGATGTCGCAGGAGGTCCGTCTCTTCAACGACACGATTGCAGCCAACATCGCCTATGGTGATCTGGCGGCCGGGCCGGCTGAGATCCGCAAGGCTGCCGAAATCGCCAAGGCGGACGATTTCATCCGCCTGCTTCCGGATGGCTACGAGACACGGATCGGCGATCAGGGAATGCGCCTGTCGGGCGGGCAAAGGCAGCGCGTTGCGCTCGCGCGAACGATCCTTCGAAATCCCGATATTCTGCTCCTGGATGAGGCGACGAACGCGCTCGACGCCGAAACCGAACAGGCGTTTCAGCTGGCGCTCGACGCGTACTCACACAACCGCACCGTTGTCGTGATCGCTCACCGGCTTTCGACCATTCTGGCCGCCGATCAGATCATCGTTATGACAAAGGGTCGGGTGGTCGAGGCCGGTTCGCCGGATGAGCTCTTCAAACGGCAGGGACATTTTTCCAGGCTCCACGAATTTCAGCATGGCCGTCGCAGCGGACGGGAGTTGGGTGATGAGTTACAAGCTTATTGA
- a CDS encoding glycosyltransferase family 2 protein has protein sequence MAVGAKRSTTVAVVVPMFNAERTIGATLASICRQTHQELDIIIVDDGSSDRSLSIVAEYARQDPRIRILRQANSGVAVARNNGAAATDAEFLAFIDADDLWAPSKIALQWQALDMGGPSVGLAYCWYALIDEHSRVFSLHNRPSHEGHVLQRMCRNNFVGNGSSMLMRRSAFEDAGQFDPSLRARNAQGCEDLLICLRIAENYEFRVIPQHLIGYRMTNTNMSSDVRRMLSSCEIVLAEYREKYPQYGSDLDAHLVDMIHWLVVRAFVSGRLFDGCDLLRRFLALEPRLAISSLPNILDVYCRARLVPDWLKARLRGLQRNAELRPLYMETIP, from the coding sequence ATGGCTGTGGGAGCTAAGCGAAGTACCACGGTTGCAGTCGTCGTACCGATGTTCAACGCCGAACGAACGATCGGTGCGACCCTTGCCAGCATCTGTCGCCAGACGCATCAGGAGCTCGATATCATCATTGTCGATGATGGTTCTTCGGATCGATCATTATCGATCGTGGCTGAATATGCGAGGCAGGATCCGCGAATCCGGATCCTTCGGCAGGCCAATAGCGGTGTCGCCGTCGCGCGTAACAATGGTGCGGCTGCGACCGACGCCGAATTTCTCGCATTTATCGATGCCGACGATTTATGGGCTCCGTCAAAGATCGCCCTTCAGTGGCAAGCGCTTGATATGGGCGGGCCGTCGGTTGGATTGGCCTATTGCTGGTATGCGCTCATCGACGAACATAGCCGCGTGTTTTCCCTGCATAACCGGCCAAGCCATGAAGGGCATGTGCTGCAGCGCATGTGCAGAAACAATTTCGTCGGCAACGGCAGTTCGATGCTCATGCGTCGTTCAGCATTCGAAGACGCCGGGCAGTTCGACCCATCCTTAAGGGCACGCAACGCGCAGGGTTGCGAGGATCTTTTGATCTGCCTCAGAATTGCGGAGAATTACGAATTCCGCGTCATACCGCAGCACTTGATCGGCTACCGCATGACGAACACGAACATGTCGAGCGACGTGAGGCGGATGCTCTCTTCATGCGAAATCGTCCTCGCCGAGTATCGTGAAAAATATCCGCAGTATGGCAGCGATCTCGACGCCCATCTGGTCGATATGATCCATTGGCTGGTTGTCAGAGCTTTTGTCAGCGGCCGGCTTTTCGATGGCTGTGATTTGTTGAGGCGATTTCTGGCATTGGAGCCGCGTCTGGCGATTTCGAGCCTGCCGAACATACTGGACGTATATTGCCGCGCCAGGCTGGTTCCCGATTGGCTCAAGGCCCGTTTGCGGGGGTTGCAAAGAAACGCGGAGTTGCGGCCGCTCTATATGGAGACGATCCCGTGA
- a CDS encoding thiamine pyrophosphate-dependent enzyme codes for MTVNLAVGTASDVQVVKPKTGYEFLIETLATWHVRHYAGVTGGGVIHLLKHLEPMVSLQDDAEFPVFFNIGEYVAGFIPLGYYLASGKISAAVATTGAATRLLTCGLSDAKLHNIPAIYLIPLSPADTRYRAPLQDTSPDGADVVAQLIAELPSGTFVLNDPERIGEQLDEARQHLDQGSPVALLMPPEALGKLVPEPVHTPWRGDYAHKPNKIDHGSLAHFLAEFPRQSAGRRVIVLAGEEAAMYPYMPVLTTRLCKVLQAPIVWSINGANAVARNNVFGFGYLGFGGNDRAMQLWRSLGPDDIVITLGFCPDEYTLNFSDIPAHTTWNFTNLAAPYGSVGGEFRHRVRGEYFDVRGPIDQVLSEAIGRLEGLQLPRPPAPAFVADLNDREIMPPRAGTIDIARFYQELDRHWRPGSVAFDDVCLAYKDRQYVTQRPHPDVRFHSLYRGSAMGGAFGAAIGAKLAKPDAAVFAFTGDGCFRLIAGCLAEARSLGLVLFVLDNGALGIMVQGLPVVIPDYSSDRYHSDLHRIDFGAMARACGWESRRLMPDLSNLPEIMRESYGPGRSSILVEVPVDAEQVVGQNPRANNL; via the coding sequence ATGACGGTGAATCTTGCAGTCGGAACAGCGAGTGATGTTCAGGTCGTCAAACCGAAAACAGGATATGAATTCCTGATCGAAACGCTTGCGACCTGGCATGTGCGTCATTATGCCGGCGTCACCGGGGGAGGGGTCATCCATTTGCTCAAACATCTCGAGCCGATGGTTTCTCTCCAAGACGATGCCGAATTTCCAGTTTTCTTCAATATCGGAGAGTATGTCGCCGGCTTCATTCCGTTGGGATACTATCTGGCGAGCGGGAAAATCAGTGCGGCCGTTGCGACGACGGGAGCTGCAACGCGGTTGCTGACCTGCGGCCTGAGTGACGCGAAATTGCACAATATTCCCGCAATCTACCTCATTCCTCTCAGCCCGGCAGATACGCGATATCGTGCACCGTTGCAGGACACGAGCCCGGACGGTGCCGATGTCGTGGCTCAGCTGATAGCCGAACTGCCATCAGGCACATTCGTTCTGAACGATCCAGAACGTATCGGAGAACAGCTTGACGAGGCCCGTCAACACCTCGATCAGGGCTCGCCCGTCGCACTTCTGATGCCGCCGGAGGCACTTGGAAAGTTGGTGCCTGAGCCGGTCCATACGCCTTGGCGCGGTGACTACGCTCATAAACCGAACAAGATCGACCATGGGTCGCTCGCCCATTTTCTCGCCGAATTCCCGCGGCAATCGGCCGGGCGCCGAGTGATCGTGCTCGCTGGAGAAGAGGCGGCCATGTATCCGTATATGCCTGTCCTCACCACGCGTTTGTGCAAGGTGTTACAGGCACCGATCGTCTGGAGCATAAACGGGGCGAATGCGGTGGCGCGCAACAATGTCTTCGGTTTCGGCTATCTGGGATTTGGCGGCAACGATCGCGCAATGCAGCTCTGGAGAAGCCTCGGCCCTGACGATATCGTCATTACACTCGGCTTTTGCCCTGACGAATATACCCTTAATTTCTCTGACATACCCGCCCATACGACATGGAATTTCACCAATCTGGCCGCCCCATACGGCAGCGTTGGGGGCGAGTTTCGGCATCGTGTGCGCGGCGAATATTTCGATGTTCGAGGTCCAATCGATCAGGTTCTGAGCGAAGCGATAGGTCGGCTCGAGGGTCTTCAGCTGCCGCGTCCTCCGGCACCGGCTTTCGTGGCTGATCTCAATGATCGCGAGATCATGCCGCCACGCGCCGGGACGATCGATATCGCCCGATTTTATCAGGAGCTCGATCGTCATTGGCGGCCGGGAAGCGTCGCATTCGATGATGTGTGCCTTGCCTACAAAGATCGTCAATATGTCACGCAGCGCCCGCATCCGGACGTCCGCTTCCATTCGCTCTATCGCGGTTCGGCAATGGGCGGAGCATTCGGCGCGGCAATCGGCGCAAAGCTTGCGAAACCGGACGCGGCGGTCTTCGCTTTTACGGGTGATGGCTGCTTCCGCCTGATTGCCGGTTGCCTGGCTGAGGCGCGATCCTTGGGGCTCGTCCTGTTCGTACTGGACAACGGCGCGCTTGGCATCATGGTGCAAGGCCTGCCCGTGGTCATTCCCGACTATTCGTCCGATCGCTACCACAGCGATCTGCACCGCATCGACTTTGGAGCGATGGCGCGCGCGTGCGGTTGGGAGAGCCGCAGGCTGATGCCGGATCTAAGCAACCTGCCTGAGATCATGCGCGAAAGCTACGGCCCCGGTCGCTCATCCATCCTGGTCGAGGTACCCGTCGATGCAGAGCAAGTGGTGGGACAAAATCCGCGGGCCAACAACCTCTAG
- a CDS encoding adenylate/guanylate cyclase domain-containing protein produces the protein MTQTRELVDWIIAMGLTSDSIEEILTGVSERLTRLGYLLVRTSIAMPSIDPLQRGSSISWSRSSGISLEIQEHGEAGDAMFRRSPISYLLSRDLDVGRWRLPPGSDAAGFPLLNELSDLGATDYLVKLARFPGGTALGGIGFSLAVDNPEGFSDRQIAALDEFLPALALACCRIAAMRVATDMLAVYTGSRTSGRILSGQTRRGNGDAIHAAILLADLKNFTALNERFPPERIVGWLNEHFDAIGGPVEQFGGEILKFMGDSLLAIFPTDIEDPANACERALSAAKMAIEANAAVNRARVVSEEPQLLVDIVLHIGDVFYGNVGAARRLDFTAIGRAVNEAARMEKLCDTVERNVLASELFASKVQDGFERLGIFTLKGVSQPAAVYGLPG, from the coding sequence GTGACGCAGACGCGGGAGTTGGTCGACTGGATCATAGCCATGGGCCTGACCAGCGACAGCATCGAGGAGATCCTGACCGGAGTTTCAGAACGGCTGACCAGGCTCGGCTATCTACTCGTTAGGACGTCCATAGCCATGCCATCCATCGATCCACTTCAAAGAGGCTCTTCGATTTCCTGGTCGCGGTCATCGGGCATCTCTCTCGAAATACAAGAGCACGGCGAAGCCGGAGACGCGATGTTTCGCCGCTCGCCTATTTCATATCTTCTTTCACGAGACCTCGATGTTGGGCGCTGGAGACTGCCGCCCGGCAGTGATGCAGCCGGGTTCCCGCTGCTAAACGAACTCTCCGATCTTGGGGCAACCGATTACCTGGTGAAACTTGCCCGGTTTCCCGGGGGAACTGCGCTGGGCGGCATCGGCTTCTCATTGGCTGTCGATAACCCGGAGGGGTTCTCCGACCGCCAGATTGCCGCCCTGGATGAATTTCTACCGGCTCTCGCCCTCGCCTGCTGCCGCATCGCGGCGATGCGTGTGGCGACCGACATGCTCGCCGTTTATACCGGATCCCGCACGAGCGGCCGCATTCTCAGCGGCCAGACACGGCGCGGCAATGGTGATGCCATCCATGCCGCCATCCTGCTTGCGGACCTGAAGAATTTCACGGCACTAAACGAACGTTTTCCGCCAGAGCGTATTGTCGGTTGGCTGAACGAGCATTTTGATGCGATCGGCGGGCCTGTCGAGCAATTCGGCGGCGAGATCCTCAAATTCATGGGCGATAGCCTGCTTGCAATCTTCCCGACCGATATTGAAGATCCGGCCAACGCGTGTGAAAGGGCCCTTTCCGCGGCGAAGATGGCGATCGAGGCGAATGCAGCGGTAAACCGGGCACGCGTGGTTTCCGAGGAACCCCAGCTCCTCGTCGATATAGTTCTGCATATCGGAGACGTATTCTACGGAAACGTCGGAGCTGCCCGCAGACTTGATTTCACGGCAATCGGCAGAGCTGTCAACGAGGCGGCCCGGATGGAAAAGCTCTGCGATACGGTCGAACGCAACGTGTTGGCCTCCGAACTATTCGCTTCGAAAGTCCAAGACGGATTTGAACGGCTCGGGATCTTCACGCTGAAGGGTGTGAGCCAGCCCGCCGCGGTTTACGGTCTACCGGGATGA
- a CDS encoding MYG1 family protein: MAPNFLVTHSGGFHADEVLSSVILTRLFPDARLVRSRAQEWITPGADRIVYDVGGAYDAAVGIFDHHQRGAPRRDDGQPFSSFGLIWKHFGRDYLTALLVPSSFVETMHAAFDTGFVLPIDLVDNGALGPDSAGLLAGLTLPSLLETLKPVFDDADPGATDRAFHTGVAIARNFVEAKIAGIHAKLRAETLVLQAIASAGESRVLELPMGMPFRPAIVKAGADHLLFVVHPREADWCLTGIRRAEEGFELRADLPAGWAGLSGLDLEVATGIEGASFCHNGRFIAAAKTREAALALARLAVKDAEQRAD, encoded by the coding sequence ATGGCTCCCAATTTCCTCGTCACCCATTCCGGCGGCTTCCATGCCGACGAAGTATTGTCCAGCGTCATTCTCACGCGGCTTTTCCCCGATGCGCGGCTGGTTCGCAGCAGGGCGCAGGAATGGATCACGCCCGGCGCCGATCGCATCGTCTACGATGTCGGCGGCGCTTATGACGCGGCTGTCGGAATATTCGATCATCACCAGCGCGGCGCGCCGCGGCGCGACGATGGTCAGCCCTTCAGTTCGTTCGGGTTGATCTGGAAACATTTCGGTCGCGACTACCTGACAGCCCTCTTGGTCCCGAGCAGTTTTGTCGAGACCATGCATGCTGCCTTCGATACCGGCTTCGTCTTGCCGATCGACTTGGTCGACAACGGTGCGCTCGGCCCGGATAGTGCCGGCCTGCTGGCTGGATTGACCCTGCCGTCATTGCTCGAAACATTGAAGCCCGTCTTCGACGACGCGGACCCGGGGGCGACCGACCGGGCATTCCATACTGGGGTTGCGATCGCCCGCAATTTCGTCGAAGCGAAGATTGCCGGAATCCATGCGAAACTGCGCGCCGAAACTCTGGTGCTGCAGGCAATTGCGTCCGCCGGCGAGAGCCGCGTTCTCGAGTTGCCGATGGGCATGCCGTTCCGTCCGGCGATCGTCAAGGCAGGTGCCGATCATCTCCTGTTCGTGGTCCATCCGCGCGAGGCCGACTGGTGCCTGACGGGAATTCGCCGCGCGGAGGAAGGATTCGAACTGCGAGCCGATCTTCCGGCGGGCTGGGCGGGATTGAGCGGTCTCGACCTGGAAGTGGCGACCGGCATTGAGGGCGCAAGTTTCTGCCACAACGGCCGCTTTATCGCCGCCGCCAAAACGCGGGAAGCGGCGCTCGCTCTCGCCAGGTTGGCGGTGAAGGACGCAGAGCAAAGAGCCGATTGA